From the Salvelinus fontinalis isolate EN_2023a chromosome 21, ASM2944872v1, whole genome shotgun sequence genome, the window AGCCTGACAATAGAAAACTCAGAGACTGacaagagagatgatcagagggGCAGAGTTTTTACCATCATTATTTTTGTAAGGGCGGAAGTATGGATAGAGTTTCTCAGTGAAGGTGCAACCAGTGAAAGAGTAGATATGAGACCTGGCCTCTACATCATAAAAAGAGACTTGACCCTCCTCATAATCCACAAATACCCCCACCTTCTGAGGCTTCTCTCTCAGGGAGAGGCAGACAGGAGAATAGGTATTGGCCTGGTACTGATACCTATTCCTCAGCCACACACTCCAGTATCCATTATGAGGGTTCAGTGTAATGTAACCCTTCCTGTTGGTGGACTCTCTGGTCACTTCTAAATCCCAATCAGTCTTCCGCTTGACCTCCACCTCATAGTAGAATCTCCCTGAGGAGAAGCCCTTCTTTCCAAGGATACCGGTACATAAGGAAAATCTATTTGGGTTGTCAGGGAGATTCTGTCTTCTGTCTACATGTCTCACTTGTTTCCTATCCTCAGACAGGCTGAGACCGGGATGTGCTGAATCAGGGTCCAGAGTCACATCCACTGCATACCGCTGAATCCTCTTCATTTCAGGATCATACATCAACTTCTTCACTTCACTCCAGAGTGTCTCCTCCAGCTTAGACACAGCTCCCCTTAGGTTCCCCACACCCAAACTGGTGTGAAtactgatctcagaccagtcCTTGGTGGGAGGTAGGGTGCTGAGGGATGGAGAGCTCTGGAGGAGGTGGAGCTGGTCCTCAGTGTGTGAGAGCTGCTCCAGCTCAGTGCTTCTCCTCTGTAGCTCAGCGATTTCCTGCTGCAGCTCTTTAATGAGCCCTTCAGCCTTCCTCTCTGCTGCTTTCTGCTTCTCCTCAACTACCTCAATGAACTCAGCCTGGCTTTTCTCAATGGAGCGCACCAGAGCAATGAAGACCTGTACGCTgtcttctatctctccctctgcgtctcgcTTGCTGATCTCTACCAAGTGTTTTATATCCTGAACCTTCTGAAGTCGCTCCTGGATCATCTGCTGCACTTCTGCCTCCATCTTCCCCAGCTGAACTTTTCTCTGTCTATACTCTTTCTCTAGAGGGACAGTGTAGTGAGTCTTGTGTTCTGTTTTCATGCACAAGAGAAAAACACATGTCTGGTCAGTCCTACAGAACAGCTCCAGCAGTTTGTTGTGCTCCTTACACATGCTATCTTCTAGGTTCTCCACAGGGGCAATCAGCTGCTTGTGTCTCTTCAGGGCTGGGGCTATCTGATGCGGCTGCAGATGAGTTTCAcaataagaggtcatacaatccAGGCAGGACTTCAGAGCCTTGAACTTCGTGCCAGTACAGGCGTCACAGGCCACTTCTCCAGGCTCGGGAGGGCGTTGGTCTGGGCTGCTGGTAGTGTTCACTTGAACTGACTTCCTGAACTGAGCAGCCATCTCAGAAATGAAAATATTGACAAAAAGATCTGGTTttctatcaaacacttttttacACATTGGACACTGGCACAGGTCATTGCTTTCCCAGTACTTTCTGATACAGGCCTTGCAGAAgttgtgtccacatggaatgGTGACAGGCTCAGTGAACACATCCAGACATATAGAACCCAGAAACTGCTCTTCCAACAGGAAACTGCTGGAGGACGCCATATCTAGACAGAGAGAAAAGGTGAAATGATAAAGCATTTAATGGAATGAGTCAGCTCTTGATACTTTGTTGGTCATACAATCATGAGCTTATGTAAAGTGTCTTTGAGTGACCTGAAACTAATACAATGTaactactatactgaacaaaaatataaaacgcaacttgtagggctgtggcggtcacgaaatATCATCAGCCGGTGATTGTTAATTAAGAAACACATTTAgcgtctcctggcttccacacacagcctacaagccactgacgcAGAACTTTGGaatatctacattttaaaaagtctaataaatccatgtaatatagcctacaccgtcACAAAAATAATGTATTCATTTCtaacaggtctaaagaagcatgatatgaagaaaatgtagtctatttcagaatagcatactctgagttgtccttatgttaggtcctgatctggctatgccaaatggctgtgggctacactagttcatttagcagacaagatttgcttagaattcatTGGCATTAATTTATATTATttcatagtatgaagaatacaattgaacaaagctgaataaaatagaaaggtttatttttttgagggagtgcgcacatgcggcttcTGTGTTGAGcgattaacaaagaaataggtactcctatatgcttaatttagagttattcatGTAACTTTAGTTATTCTACAAACGTTGGACTgtatgtttagatttttaatacattgtaaggctgcatgaagCGACTCTATGACGAATTTCACGGCAtaatcccctttgtgtggctgtAATGCACCGTAAAAAAATGCATGCCTTTCGTGGACAGTGGTCGTTGGGCCCTTGGCCCGGAGTGATGCATGGTGTGCcattctccctgagtgctgcatgctctgaagcacctctcactcacacggCTCTCCATCACATAattgggtctttctcacaggctacaagtgaagacagacacatctggTATGCAACTGCGCGAGtctgaggtgcatattgaaggtATTGGAAGAAATGTCCAaatttactttttgtcagccaacaagatgagtaggtctaacgaacagcaaaagcactagcctatgtccaTCTACTATACCCCGTAATACAAAAGTTGACATATTCCATTCTGTGAGAGAAAACATAGTCTGGTaaagttgtgggatgcgatagatgccaaattaatacaaccactagcataaaaaCGTTTTATATGATGTGGCTGATGCAAAGGATCAagacatttagcttaaaatgttgacaaACCATTAAGCTATTTATTCACATTATCAGCACAGCAATGTGCACATGGCAGTTGCCTATAAGAAAAcgccattatcaaaagtgaccgcaaatgcgattGTATATAAGGCTTttgttataaaggtgcatttGGTGTAaaatcttccccaaacttgaaactcacgcgctgctTTTGCATGCCAGTTAGggtctacaccccttgtaaaacGCATTAATGTGCTTAATGTGAAGAAGTTATtgggccactttagttgtgatacaaaccttatcaaaacatataggcctacagGCTAGGCTACAGGTGTGCAACAATGATTCGAAAAAAAGTCTtgccttatgctgggcatcattcacaagtgatattatacaattcacaagtgataggctaatattgtcacccatcagactattcttgattgaatcttgtctttacatatacactaccattcaaaattttgggtcacttagaaattcttgtttttgaaaaaaaagcaCATTTCTTTATCCATTAATTCTAAGAcatgcgttccgctagcggaacccctgacaACATTCCTCTGAAAAAGCAgcacgggaaattcaaaaatatttttttaaatatgtaactttcacacattaacaagtccaatacagcaaatgaaagataaacatcttgttaatctacccatcgtgtccgatttaaaaaaaaaattacagcgaaaacaaaacatatggttatgttagatcaccgccaagtccaaaaaacacacagccattttcccagccaaagataggagtcacaaaaagcagaaatagagataaaattaatcactaacctttgatgatcttcatcagatgacactcataggacatcatgttacataatacatgtatgttttgttcgataatgtgcatatttatatccaagaatcttagtttacattggcgccatgttcagaaatgcctccaaaatatctggagaaattgcagagagccacatctaataacagaaatactgatcatacactttgatgaaagatacatgttttacatagaattaaagatacacttgttcttaatgcaaccgctgtgtcagatttttttttttactttacggaaaaagcacaccatgcaataatctgagacggcactcAAAAAACATTTCTCCgacatgttggagtcaacaaaaatacgaaattacatcataaatattcccttacctttgatgatcttcatcagaatgcactcccaggaatcctagttccacagtGAATTGTTGGattgttcgataatgtcaattatttatgtccaagtagctacttttgctagcacgtttagtacacatgtccaaacgcttgcGCAGATCCAGACGAActtggacgaaaacttcaaaaagttatattacaggtcgaataaactggtcaaactaagtagagaatcaatcttcaggatgttgttatcataaatatccaataacgttccaaccggagaattcttttGTGTCTATATAAGTAGTGGAACGCAAGACGATATCATTTGGAATGCGCATGACTGACTGAAACAGCTCccatctatccaatagtaataataatatgcatatattagcatctgggaaagagtaggaggcagttcactctgggcacgctattcatccaaagtgaaattgCTGctccctatccctaaaaagttaaaataacataacattttatcagaaatacagtgtagacatttttattgttgtaaatgactgttgtcgctggaaacggcagatttttcatggaatatctaaacaggtgtacagaggcccattatcagcaaccatcactcctgtgttccaatggcacgttgtgttagctaatccaggtttatcattttaaaaggctatttgatcattagaaaacccttttgcaattatgttagcacagctgaaaactgttgttctgattaaagaagcaataaaactggccttctttagactagttgagtatctggagcatcagcatttattggttcgattacaggctcaaaatggcctgaaacaaagacctttcttctgaaacttgacAGTCAAttcctgttctgagaaatgaaggctattccatgcgagaaattgccaagaaactgaagatcttgtacatcgctgtgtactactcccttcacagaacagcgcaaactggctctaaccagaatagaaagaggagtgggaggccccggtgcacaactgagcatgagaacaagtacattagagtgtctagtttgagaaacagacgcctcacaagtccccaactggcagcttcattaaatagtaccagcaaaacaccaatctcaatGTCAAtggtgaagaggcaactccgggatgctggccttctaggcagagttcctctgtgttctttttcccatcttaatcttttctttttattggccagtctgagatatggcttttttgttgcaactctgcctagaaggccagcattccggagtcgcctcttcactgttgaccttGAGACTGCacattagagtggccttttaatgtccctagcacaaggtgcacctgtgcagtgatcatgctgtttaatcagcttcttgatataccacacctgtcaggtggatggattatcttggcaaaggagaaatgctcactaacagggatgtaaacaaatctgtgcaGCTTTTTTGGGggcgaaataagctttttgtgcgtatgtgttgaacaaatcataatacattttatatttgatattcttcaaagtagccaccctttgccttgattacagctttgaagaatcacaaatataaaatatattttgatttgtttaactcttttttggttactacatgattccatatgtgttatttcatagttttgatgtcttcacttttattctactatgtagaaaataggaaaaataaagaaaaaccttggaatgagtaggcgtgtccaaacgtttgactggtactgtatttttgTCCAGTGTAAAATAATTTCAACTCTATAATTCTCAAGGTGGCACTATGATATACTTATTAGCCAATTCTAATACACATTTTACCATATTACACAACTAATAGtccttaaataaaaataaaacagttGAAGACAAACACTGTAGTTAATCAGACCTTCATTTGTCCAGGTCAATATTGGACTAATggaccttacatgttctgtttaaagGCGAATTGGCTCTGGAAGCCAAAACAGCAAAATACTCCATCTAAAAGTAAATATATTGCGATATGGTTTTTGAAACATAatccctctactttcatatcacatcaaaataatttcatattACATTAAAATACACAGTTACTGTACACTGTTTTAGCACAGTTGTAGCCAACAGTATTATTTTGTGACACGTTTGTGGTGTCTGTCCGTTTACACAGGTGTCAGAGAcgcagatagctaattagcacaggtagtcCACTCTGTTTTCCGTTAACAAGCAAAGTAACATGGAAATATGCCCGTGTGAGAATCCTAACCCTATCACGGTGTGTATCAattcaacattttgttttctGAAAATTGTTTCTCGCCAATATTAAAGAAAGGTTCCTTAAAAAGCGATGCGCGTTAATGTTCAGAACGAATGTTGCGGCTCTTATCAAAACGCTACCCCTTACAGAAAATGCCTTTGTCCAATGACTCTGTGTAAtttaatggaactgagagtcatgatcaacGGGCTAGGTCAATCAATCGACCTACTCACCTGTGTATAACTGTGGCTGCTTTCTCTGCTGTTTCTGTTTGTAGTACTGTATCAAACAAAACCTAGAGATTGCATGtagttgtttaaaaaatattTCTGAAGTGTATGCGAGACTGTCCTATGATGTACAATACACACTCCGTCTCTCCAGTTAAGTTTCACTTCAGCATGACTTTAACATGTTCCTCTCCAATTTTTACTGTTATGCGGTTTTGCTGCACTTCCTGGTAGACTTAACCCTTTACATGGCCTAACTCTTTCTGACAAACTGATATAACTGATGTTTTTCAAAAAAAAATCCCAACAATtgtattacccccccccccccccacacacacacacacacacacagagaatgacAAAGATTCAAATACATGTTCGTGCTCATTGCTTACACTCAGACATGCATTTGCTACACATATTTCCtattatacagtggggcaaaaaagtatttagtcagccaccaattgtgcaagttctcccacttaaaaagatgagagaggcctgtaattttcatcataggtacacttcaactatgacagacaaaatgagaaaaaaaaaatccggaaaatcacattgtaggatttttaatgaatttatttgcaaattatggtggaaaataagtatttgatcaataacaaaagtttatctcaatactttgttatataccctttgttggcaatgacagaggtcaaacgttttctgtaagtcttcacaaggttttcacacactgttgctggtattttggcccattcctccatgcagatctcctctagagcagtgatgttttggggctgttgctgggcaacacggattttctatggggttgagatctggagactggctaggccactccaggaccttgaaatgcttcttacgaagccactccttcattgcccgggcggtgtgtttgggatcattgtcatgctgaaagacccagccacgtttcatcttcaatgcctttgctgatggaaggaggttttcactcaaaatctcacgatacatggccccattcattctttcctttacactgatcagtcgtcctggtccctttgcagaaaaacagccccaaagcatgatgtttccacccccatgcttcacagtagtatggtgttctttggatgcaagtcagcattctttgtcctccaaacacgacgagttgagtttttaccaaaaagttctattttggtttcatctgacattctcccaatcttcttctggatcatccaaatgctctctagcaagcttcagacgggcctggacatgtactggctttagcagggggacacgtctggcactgcaggatttgagtccctggcggcgtagtgtgttactgatggtaggctttgttactttggtcccagctctctgcaggtcattcactaggtccccccgtgtggttctgggatttttgctcactgttcttgtgatcattttgaccccacgggatgagatcttgcgtggagccccagatcgagggagattatcagtggtcttgtatgtcttccatttcctaataattgctcccacagttgatttcttcaaaccaagctgcttacctattgcagattcagtcttcccagcctggtgcaggtctacaattttgtttctggtgtcctttgacagctctttggtcttggccatagtggagtttggagtgtcactatttgaggttgtggacaggtgtcttttatactgataacaagttcaaacaggtgccattaatacaggtaacgagtggaggacagaggagcctcttaaagaggtctgtgagagccagaaatcttgcttgtttgtaggtgaccaaatacttattttccaccataatttgcaaatgaattcataaaaaatcctacaatgtgattttctggaatttcttttctcattttgtctgtcatagttgaagtgtacctatgatgaatatTACagtcctctctcatctttttaagtgggagaacttgcacaattggtggctgactaaatacttttttgccccactgtaaatgaGTTGTCCCTCCTgttcctcccctcctctgtctctcaggtgttGCAGCAGGTCCAGGCTGAGGCCCAGAGATTgcagagggagatacagagctACCAGGAGGCTGTGAAGAAGGCCTTTATGAGAGGAGTGTGTAGCCTGAACATGGAGACATTGGGCATGTTCCACTCaggacctggaggagaggtgaAATGTGAAAGATAAGTTCTTATTCCTCTCAAATGTAAAGAAAGAATACTTGGGGCCTAATTTTTTCATTCCATTCACTCATTGCATGAACGAATCACTGATTGATGAAAGTATAATACAGTGGAGACATGACCTAGTTTTGTTAGGATACTTAAAGAGAGGTAGGAAGGAGTCAACCTATCTTTTTTTGAGAGCTTTCTCATTTCACTCATGTTGAATCCATACAGATTCATTAATTGCAGACCACACAAGCTCTGATCATTTAGCCATAACTCAATCTGTCATTATTCTCTGTCCCACCTTCCTCTGCTCTGACGGTAGCTGGGCTAGTAAACAGTCCTTCGTGACCTGCAACTATATTTGCCTCTCTCCGTGGATTTGCGGGCTtggtgcgtgtgtgagtgtgggtgtagAGAGGCGGTCTGGCTAATTAGGGTGTAAGTTAGGGGAGCTGTTCCCCCTGATGCGGATGACAGAGTGTAATTCAGTGGGAGAGGGAAAGTGCTGAGTGTGCTGGGCCTGGTTGGGTTGGACTGCCTGGGGAAGGTCACGGCGCTCTCTGTCAGTGACAAACCATCCATACTCTACACCAACACTCACTGGCCTTATGCTCCATTGTTCCTGAACTttggaggattggttgatttccagttaaGTATTCattttttcaagatgattgacAAGAAAAATCAAGTCCAATCCatcgggtatctcactgcaccctcaaatgccatgtcttgaaatatacagacagacaaatgaaaagtacatttacattgtaacaCTTCTGACAGCCATCTTTCCAAATCCacccataacttttggactttataacattcccagaaggcatgaaTTATTGAGTCATTAGTAGTTTTAAACTTCAGACATGACTTTGCCATTGTGTTGTAGAATTTGTAAATTTAGTCTCTTATATAATAACTTCTATACATTaatttatactggattaagcatACATTTGTGTTATGTTCAAGCATTCCCTTCATCTTGTTCTAATATCAGTCATTTTTAAATattggttccaatagtttatattttgttctaagagattgtcagttgaataggctctctgcaaggttttggATAGCTTACCTATCATATGAGTatccttttctgactcaaatatGATTCCCTGAAGATTTCTCTGACGTCCAAAAGATTTCAAATCGAAATTATGTGAGGTGAAAATATCTACATTGGTCAATCCAAAATTGCTTTTTAAAGCTGTTATGGAAATTACCAAGTCATTTACGGTTTCTATGCTTTTTGTTTTTAATGTAGACCAATTTATCTTTGAATTCTGAATAGCTATCCAAATATTGTTTCATAGGGTTGCATTTTTAGggagtgatattggttcttgtagagtacgtttcattttcttccatattgttataaTGTACTTAACTATGAAGTTAATGTTCTTAGCTTTATCCTTAGAAAATAGAGACTTAAAAAGATTCTGGGGATGAGCATGCATGTCTTCAATATGTACCCGttgttcctctttagtgcatttaactATATAAATTGATACAATTCCaagtctggaaggttaaaaccacctctGACTTTGGAAGATGTAAAACTTTACTTTTTAttctatttgatttgatttgatttaatctttatttaaagtctatttttcaagagcgtcctggcaaAGATATGAGTTGTATTTGCCCAAAGAACGTCTGTTATGACCGAGTATGcttttttaaagaatgtcttcAGTAGGGTAATTGGTATTACCAAGAGTAAACCTAAAAACGTTGGGAGCCATACCATTCTGAATAGGTTTATTCTACCTGTAAGATGTATGGGAATATTGCTCCTTTTAATTAGATTTGCTTTCTTGAATAGCTTTTCTTACTTTGAGAGAAAAAGGGAGTAGTCTTTTTGTAGTTGGGAATAGTACATCTCCAGGTGTCCTGTAAATTATTTGTAGAGATGAGAGCAATTTTGGAGGTTCCTTGAATTTGCCTTTTTTATtgctggattatgttggagaggcttccattaaagaacaccctctgctctctgttagacaggtaattctttatccacaatatagcagggggtgtaaagccataacacatacatttttccagtagcagactatgatcgataatgtcaaaagctgcactgaaatctaacaaaacATCTCCCATAATCTTCTTAGCattaatttctctcagccaatcatcagtcatttgtgtaagtgccgtgcttgttgattgtccttccctataagcatgtgtaacggatgtgaaatggctagctagttagcgggtgcgcgctagtagcatttcaatcagttacgtcacttgctctgagacttaagtagtgttgccccttgctttgcaagggccgtggcttttgtggagcgatgggtaacgaccgtgcttcgtgggcaactgttgttgatgtgtgcagagggtccctggttcgcgcccgtgtcggggcgaggggacggtttaaagttatactgttacattgatgctgttgacccggatcactggttgctgcggaaaaggaggaggttgaaaggggggtgagtgtaacggatgtgaaatggctagctagttagcgggtgcacgctagtagcatttcaatcagttacgtcacttgctctgagacttaagtagtgttgccccttgctttgcaagggccgtggcttttgtggagcgatgggtaacgaccgtgcttcgtgggcaactgttgttgatgtgtgcagagggtccctggttcgcgcccgtgtcggggcgaggggacggtttaaagttatactgttacacatgctaaaattctgttgtcaatttgtttaccttaaaatagcattgtatctggtcaaacaccattttttccaaaagtttactaaggtttggtaacaggctgattggttggctatttgagccagtagaaggggctttactattcttgggtagtggaattactttttgttccctccaggcctgacgGCACACCatttctagtaggcttagattgaagatttatttattttttattttttttatttcacctttatttaaccaggtaggcaaattgagaacacgttctcatttacaattgcgacctggccaagataaagcaaagcagttcgacacatacaacaacacatagttacacatggagtaaaaacaaacatatagtcaataatacagtgaaaaaaaataagtctatatacaatgtgagcaagtgaggtgagataagggaggtgaaggcaaacagatatatgtataaataaataaaatataaaaaggccatggaggcgaagtgagtacaacacagcaaataaaataaaaactaaataacactggaatggttggtttgcattggaagaaagtgcaaagtagagacagaaataatggggtgcaaaggagcaaaataaattaataaataaatacagtaggtaaagaggtagttgtttgggctaaattgtagatgggttatgtacaggtgcagtaatctatgagctgctctgacagctggtgcttaaagctagtgagggagataggtgtttccagtttcagagatttttgtagttcgttccagtcattggcagcagagaactggaaggagaggcgtccaaaggaagaattggttttgggggtgactagagagatatacctgctggagcgcgtgctacaggtaggtgctgctatggtgaccagcgagctgagataaggggggactttacctagcagggtcttgtagatgacctggaaccagtgggtttggcgacgagtatgaagcgagggccagccaacgagagtgtacaggtcgcagtggtgggtagtatatggggctttggtgacaaaacggatggcactgtgatagactgcatccaatttattgagtagggttttggaggctattttgtaaatgacatcaccgaagtcgaggattggtaggatggtcagttttacaagggtatgtttggcagcatgagtaaaggatgctttgttgcggaataggaagccaattctagatttgactttggattggagatgtttgatgtgggtctggaaggagagtttacagtctaaccagacacctaggtatttgtagttgtccacatattctaagtcagagccgtccaaagtagtgatgttggacaggcgggcaggagcaggcagcgatcggttgaagagc encodes:
- the LOC129818307 gene encoding E3 ubiquitin-protein ligase TRIM21-like, encoding MASSSSFLLEEQFLGSICLDVFTEPVTIPCGHNFCKACIRKYWESNDLCQCPMCKKVFDRKPDLFVNIFISEMAAQFRKSVQVNTTSSPDQRPPEPGEVACDACTGTKFKALKSCLDCMTSYCETHLQPHQIAPALKRHKQLIAPVENLEDSMCKEHNKLLELFCRTDQTCVFLLCMKTEHKTHYTVPLEKEYRQRKVQLGKMEAEVQQMIQERLQKVQDIKHLVEISKRDAEGEIEDSVQVFIALVRSIEKSQAEFIEVVEEKQKAAERKAEGLIKELQQEIAELQRRSTELEQLSHTEDQLHLLQSSPSLSTLPPTKDWSEISIHTSLGVGNLRGAVSKLEETLWSEVKKLMYDPEMKRIQRYAVDVTLDPDSAHPGLSLSEDRKQVRHVDRRQNLPDNPNRFSLCTGILGKKGFSSGRFYYEVEVKRKTDWDLEVTRESTNRKGYITLNPHNGYWSVWLRNRYQYQANTYSPVCLSLREKPQKVGVFVDYEEGQVSFYDVEARSHIYSFTGCTFTEKLYPYFRPYKNNDGKNSAPLIISLVSL